DNA sequence from the Xenopus tropicalis strain Nigerian chromosome 4, UCB_Xtro_10.0, whole genome shotgun sequence genome:
CTCAACATCTGGAATTGCTACATCAACCTGTGGCCCTTTCATATCAATTTTGGGTCCTTTAAATTCTCCCTCCATTTTAGGCCCTTTTATATTTAAGCCTAGATCAGGCATGGAGACCTTGGGCATAGAAGGCATCTGAAATTTGGGACCTTTCACCTTTCCATCAACATCTACATCTGGAGCCTCAAGATTTACTTCTGGAGCCTTGATATCAACTTTAGGGCCTTTTAAATCACCTTCCACTTTAGGACCTTTAAGATTGAAGTCTAGATCAGGCATATGCAGTGACGGCATCTTAAATTTGGAACCTTTCACCTTTCCATCAATATCTACATCTGGAGCCTCAAGATTTACTTCTGGAGCCTTGAAATCAACTTTGGGACCTTTTAAATCACCTTCCACTTTAGGACCTTTAAAATTGAAGTCTAAATCAGGCATATGCAGTGATGGCATCTTAAATTTGGAACCTTTCACCTTTCCATCAATATCTACATCTGGAGCCTCAAGATTTATTTCTGGAGCCCTGATGTCAACTTTGGGGCCTTTTAAATCACCTTCCACTTTAGGACCTTTAAGATTAAAGTCTAAATCAGGCATATGCAGTGATGGCATCTTAAATTTGGAACCTTTCACCTTTCCATCAATATCTACATCTGGAGCCTCAAGATTTACTTCTGGAGCCCTGATGTCAACTTTGGGGCCTTTTAAATCACCTTCCACTTTAGGACCTTTAAGATTAAAGTCTAAATCAGGCATATGCAGTGATGGCATCTTAAATTTGGAACCTTTCACCTTTCCATCAATATCTACATCTGGAGCCTCAAGATTTACTTCTGGAGCCCTGATGTCAACTTTGGGGCCTTTTAAATCACCTTCCACTTTAGGACCTTTAAGATTGAAGTCTATATCAGGCATATGCAGTGACGGCATCTTAAATTTGGAACCTTTCACCTTTCCATCAATATCTACATCTGGAGCCTCAAGATTTACTTCTGGAGCCCTGATGTCAACTTTGGGGCCTTTTAAATCACCTTCCACTTTAGGACCTTTAAGATTAAAGTCTAAATCAGGCATATGCAGTGATGGCATCTTAAATTTGGAACCTTTCACCTTTCCATCAATATCTACATCTGGAGCCTCAAGATTTACTTCTGGAGCCCTGATGTCAACTTTGGGGCCTTTTAAATCACCTTCCACTTTAGGACCTTTAAGATTAAAGTCTAAATCAGGCATATGCAGTGATGGCATCTTAAATTTGGAACCTTTCACCTTTCCATCAATATCTACATCTGGAGCCTCAAGATTTACTTCTGGAGCCCTGATGTCAGCTTTGGGGCCTTTTAAATCACCTTCCACTTTAGGACCTTTAAGATTGAAGTCTATATCAGGCATATGCAGTGATGGCATTTTAAATTTGGGACCTTTCACTTTTCCCTCTGGGCATTCTATGTCTAACTCTGGGGCACTGATGTCAAGCTTTGGTCCTGATACATCTATTTCTCCTTCTGGAAGTGCAATATCTATATCTTTACCCTTCACTTTTGGGCCGGAAAACCCAAACGTAGGCATTTTAAATTTAGGCATTTTCAGTTTTCCTTCTGGCCCCTCTAGCTCAACATCTGGAATTTCTACATCGACCTCTGGCCCTTTCATGTCAATTTTGGGTCCTTTCAATTCTCCCTCTACTTTAGGCCCTTTTACGTTTAAGCCTAGATCAGGCATGGAGACCTTGGGCATAGAAGGCATCTTAAATTTGGGACCTTTCACCTTTCCATCTACATCTGGAGCCTCAAGATTTACTTCTGGAGCATTAATGTCAACTTTTGGGCCTTTTAAATCACCTTCCACTTTAGGACCTTTAAGATTGAAGTCTAGATCAGGCATATGCAGTGACGGCATTTTAAATTTGGAACCTTTCACCTTTCCATCAATATCTACATCTGGAGCCTCAAGATTTACTTCTGGAGCACTGATGTCAACTTTGGGGCCTTTTAAATCACCTTCCACTTTAGGACCTTTAAGATTGAAGTCTATATCAGGCATATGCAGTGACGGCATTTTAAATTTGGAACCTTTCACCTTTCCATCAATATCTACATCTGGAGCCTCAAGATTTACTTCTGGAGCACTGATGTCAACTTTGGGGCCTTTTAAATCACCTTCCACTTTAGGACCTTTAAGATTGAAGTCTAGATCAGGCATATGCAGTGACGGCATTTTAAATTTGGAACCTTTCACCTTTCCATCAATATCTACATCTGGAGCACTGATGTCAACTTTGGGGCCTTTTAAATCACCTTCCACTTTAGGACCTTTAAGATTGAAGTCTAGATCAGGCATATGCAGTGACGGCATTTTAAATTTGGAACCTTTCACCTTTCCATCAATATCTACATCTGGAGCCTCAAGATTTACTTCTGGAGCACTGATGTCAACTTTGGGGCCTTTTAAATCACCTTCCACTTTAGGACCTTTAAGATTGAAGTCTATATCAGGCATATGCAGTGACGGCATTTTAAATTTGGAACCTTTCACCTTTCCATCAATATCTACATCTGGAGCACTGATGTCAACTTTGGGGCCTTTTAAATCACCTTCCACTTTAGGACCTTTAAGATTGAAGTCTAGATCAGGCATATGCAGTGACGGCATTTTAAATTTGGAACCTTTCACCTTTCCATCAATATCTACATCTGGACCCTCAAGCTTTACTTCTGGAGCATTGATGTCAACTTTGGGGCCTTTTAAATCACCTTCCACTTTAGGACCTTTAAGATTGAAGTCTATATCAGGCATATGCAGTGACGGCATTTTAAATTTGGAACCTTTCACCTTTCCATCAATATCTACATCTGGAGCACTTATGTCAACTTTGGGGCCTTTTAAATCACCTTCCACTTTAGGACCTTTAAGATTGAAGTCTATATCAGGCATATGCAGTGATGGCATTTTAAAATTGGGACCTTTCACTTTTCCCTCTGGGCATTCTATGTCTAACTCTGGGGCACTGATGTCCAGCTTTGGTACGGATACGTCTATTTCTCCTTCTGGAAGTGCAATATCTATATCTTTACCCTTCACTTTTGAGCCAGAAAACCCAAACGTAGGCATTTTAAATTTAGGCATTTTCAGTTTTCCTTCTGGCCCCTCAAGCTCAACATCTGGAATTGCCACATCAACCTCTGGCCCTTTCATATCAATTTTGGGTCCTTTCAGTTCTCCCTCTACTTTAGGCCCTTTTACATTTAAGCCGAAATCAGGCATGGACACTTCAGGCACATGCACTGAAGGCATTTTAAATTTGTGGCCTTTTACTTTACCATCAATGTTAACTTCTGGTGCATTAAGATCAACCTCTGGACAATGAATATCAGCTTTCAGATCTTTAATATCACCTTCAACTTTTGGAACCATGACATCCATGTCTCCTTTAATCTTTGGGCCTTTTAAGTTTAATTCAACATCTGGCATGGAAACTTTtggactttttatatttaatgatgGCATTTTGAACTTAGGAGAACTTACTTCTAAGTCTGTGTTTGCAATCTTTACATCTGTTTCTGGTATTTGTGCTTTGGGGCTTGAAAAATTAAATTTAGGAAatttaaatttagattttttcaCTTTACCCTCGGGCATTTCAAGGTCTATATTAGGGCCACTAACTGTTAAATCAGAGCCTTTCAGACTACTTCCTTTGGAAACAGAAAGATCAACATCACCTTTGATCTTAGGTCCTTTCATGTCAATTTCTGTGCCAGAATTACTAGGTTTAGAAAATCCCCAAGAGGGCAGTTTAAACTTTGGGCCCTTGATTTTCGAATCTGGAACCTCAACAGACACACCTGAGCTTGGGAACTTAACTTCAGGATCTTTCGTTTTAACTTTAGTAGGCTTTAAGTCGGCTTCCAAATTTACCTCTGGTAAGTCTATATCACCCTTAAATTTTGGTCCTTTTACATTATGATCAGTCTCAGGAATAGAAACTTTTGGTAAACTTACGCCTATCGAGGGCATTTTAAATTTCGGACCTTTTATTTTTCCATCAAAATCTACATCTGGAGCCTCAAGGTTAACTTCAGGAGCCTTGATGTCAACTTTGGGGGCTTTTAAATCACCTTCCAGTTTGGGACCTTTAAGATTGAAGTCTATATCAGGCATATGCAGTGAAGGCATCTTAAATTTGGGACCTTTCACTCTTCCCTCTGGGCATTCTATGTCTAACTCAGGAGCACTGATGTCTACCTTTGGTCCTGATATATCTATTTCTCCTTCTGGAAGTGAAATATCTACATCTTTACCATCTGCTTTTAGACCAGAAAACCCAAACTTAGGCATTttaaattttggcattttaagtTTTCCTTCTGGCCCCTCAAGCTCAACATCTGGAATTGCTACATCAACCTCTGGCCCTTTCATATCAATGTTGGGTCCTTTCAATTCTCCCTCCATTTTAGGCCCTTTTATATTTAAGCCTAGATCAGGCATGGAGACCTTGGGCATAGAAGGCATCTTAAATTTGGGACCTTTCACCTTTCCATCTATATCTACATCTGGAGCCTCAAGATTAACATCTGGTGCCTGGATGTCAACTTTTGGACCTTTTAAGTCACCTTCCAGTTTGGGACCTTTAAGATTGAAGTCTATATCAGGCATATGCAGTGATGGCATCTTAAATTTGGGACCTTTCACTTTTCCCTCTGGGCATTCTATGTCTAACTCAGGGGCACTGATGTCTACCTTTGGTCCTGATATATCTATTTCTCCTTCTGGAAGTGAAATATCTACATCTTTACCATCTGCTTTTAGACCAGAAAACCCAAACTTAGGCATTTTAAATTTTGGCATTTTCAGTTTTCCTTCTGGCCCCTCAAGCTCAACATCTGGAATTGCTACATCAAACTCTGGCCCTTTCATATCAATTTTGGGTCCTTTCAATTCTCCCTCCATTTTAGGCCCTTTTATATTTAAGCCTAGATCAGGCATAGAGACCTTGGGCATAGAAGGCATCTCAAATTTGGGACCTTTCACCTTTCCATCAACATCTACATCTGGAGCCTCAAGATTTACTTTTGGAGCCTTGATCTCAACTTTGGGGCCTTTTAAATCACCTTCCACTTTAGGACCTTTAAGATTGAAGTCTAAATCAGGCATATGCAGTGACGGCATCTTAAATTTAGAACCTTTCACCTTACCATCAATATCTACATCTGGAGCCTCAAGATTTACTTCTGGAGCATTGATGTCAACTTTGGGGCCTTTTAAATCACCTTCCACTTTAGGACCTTTAAGATTGAAGTCTAAATCAGGCATATGCAGTGACGGCATCTTAAATTTAGAACCTTTCACCTTACCATCAATATCTACATCTGGAGCCTCAAGATTTACTTCTGGAGCATTGATGTCAACTTTGGGGCCTTTTAAATCACCTTCCACTTTAGGACCTTTAAGATTGAAGTCTAGATCAGGCATATGCAGTGACGGCATCTTAAATTTAGAACCTTTCACCTTTCCATCAATATCTACATCTGGGGCCTCAAGATTTACTTCTGGAGCTTTGATGTCAACTTTGGGGCCTTTTGAATCACCTTCCACTTTAGGACCTTTAAGATTGAGGTCTATATCAGGCATATGCAGTGACGGCATTTTAAATTTGGGACCTTTCACTTTTCCCTCTGGGCATTCCATGTTCAGGTCAGGAGCACTGATGTCCACCTTTGGCCCTGATACATCTATTTCTCCTTCTGGAAGTTTAATATCTATTTCTTTACCATCCACTTTTGAGCCAGAAAACCCAAACTTGGGCATTTTAAATTTAGGCATTTTCATTTTTCCTTCTGGCCCCTCAAGCTCAACATCTGGAATTGCCACATCAACCTCTGGCCCTTTCATATCAATTTTGGGTCCTTTCAATTCTCCTTCCATTTTAGGCCCTTTTATATTTAAGCCTAGATCAGGCATGGACACTTTGGGCATAGAAGGCATCTTAAATTTGGGACCTTTCACCTTTCCATCAAAATCTACATCTGGAGCCTCAAGATTTACTTTTGGAGCCTTGATGTCAACTTTGGGGCCTTTTAAATCACCTTCCATTTTAGGACCTTTAAGATTGAAGTCTAAATCAGGCATATGCAGTGATGGCATCTTAAATTTAGAACCTTTCACCTTACCATCAATATCTACATCTGGAGCCTCAAGATTTATTTCTGGAGCATTGATGTCAACTTTGGGGCCCTTTAAATCACCTTCCACTTTAGGACCTTTAAGATTTAAGTCTATATCAGGCATATGCAGTGATGGCATTTTAAATTTGGGACCTTTCACTTTTCCCTCTGGACATTCTATGTCTAACTTAGGGGCACTGATGTCTACCTTTGGTCCTGATATATCTATTTCTCCTTCTGGAAGTGAAATGTCTACATCTTTACCATCTGCTTTTAGGCCGGAAAACCCAAACTTGGGCATTTTAAATTTTGGCATTTTCAGTCTCCCTTCTGGCCCCTCTAGCTCAACATCTGGAATTGCTACTTCAGCCTCTGGCCCTTTCATATCAATATTGGGTCCTTTCAATTCTCCCTCCATTTTAGGCCCTTTTATATTAAAGCCTAGATCAGGCATGGAGACCTTGGGCACTGAAGGCATCTTAAATTTGGGACCTTTCACCTTTCCATCAATATCTACATCCAGAGCCTCAAGATTTACTTCTGGAGCATTGATGTCAACTTTGGGGCCTTTTAAATCACCTTCCACTTTAGGACCTTTAAGATTGAAGTCTATATCAGGCATATGCAGTGACGGCATTTTAAATTTGGAACCTTTCACCTTTCCATCAATATCTACATCTGGAGCCTCAAGATTTACTTCTGGAGCATTGATGTCAACTTTAGGGCCTTTTAAATCACCTTCGACTTTAGGTCCTTTAAGATTGAAGTCTATATCAGGCATATGCAGTGACGGCATTTTAAATTTGGAACCTTTCACCTTTCCATCAATATCTACATCTGGAGCCTCAAGATTTACTTCTGGAGCATTGATGTCAACTTTGGGGCCTTTTAAATCACCTTCCACTTTAGGACCTTTAAGATTGAAGTCTATATCAGGCATATGCAGTGACGGCATCTTGAATTTGGAACCTTTCACATTTCCATCAATACCTATATCTGGAGCCTCAAGATTTACTTCTGGTGCATTGATGTCAACTTTGGGGCCTTTTAAATCACCTTCCACTTTAGGACCTTTAAGATTGAAGTCTAAATCAGGCATATGAAGTGATGGCATTTTAAATTTGGGACCTTTTACTTTTCCCTCTGGGCATTCTATGTCTAAATCAGGGGCACTGATGTCCACCTTTGGTCCTGATACATCCATCTCTCCTTCTGGAAGTGTAATATCTACATCTTTACCCTCCACTTTTGAGCCAGAAAACCCAAACTTAGGCATCTTAAATTTTGGCATTTTTAGCTTCCCTTTTCCTTCAGGACTTTCTATATCTAAAGTAGGTGAATCAAGCTCAACCTTTGGCGCTTTAATATCTATTTCAGGACCCTTTAACTCTCCTTCAATTTTAGGTCCTGAAATATCTGTTCCTTTCCACTTGGGACTTTTAATATTTAGATCAACATCAGGTATGGACATTTTTGGAATTGAAGGCATTTTAAATTTTGTCCCCTTGACTTTTGCTTCTGGACCCTCAATATCAAGTGTTGGTGTGTCGATGTTAACTTTCGGACCTGAAACATTCAGGTTGGTTTTTGGTAGTTTAACATCTACATCTGGGGCTTCTGCTTTGGAGCTTGAGAAACCAAACTTTGGCATATGAAatctagattttttatttttaactttagcTTCTGGCCCACCTATATCTAAATCAGGAACATCAATATCAATTTCTGGACTTTTTATTTCAACATCTAGCCCCCTCACATCTCCTTCCAATTTGGGTCCTGAAATATCTGCCCCTCCCTTCCACTTTGGGGATTTTATATTGAAATCAACATCTGGCACTTTAGGTAAATTAACATTCACTGATGGCATTTTAAATTTAGGCATTTTCAGTTTCCCTTCTGGTCCCTCCAGCTCAACATCTGGAACTGCTACATCAACCTCTGGCCCTTTCATATCAATATTGGGTCCTTTCAATTCTCCCTCTACTTTAGGCCCTTTTACATTTAAACCTAGATCAGGCATAGAAACCTTGGGCACAGAAGGCATCTTAAATTTGGGACCTTTCACCTTTCCATCAACATCTGGAGCCTCAAGGTTAACTTCAGGAGCCTTGATGTCAACTTTGGGGCCTTTTAGATCACCTTCCAGTTTGGGACCTTTAAGATTGAAGTCTATATCAGGCATATGCAGTGAAGGCATCTTAAATTTGGGACCTTTCACTTTTCCTTCTGGACACTCTATGTCTAACTCTGGGGCACTGATGTCTACCTTTGGTGCTGATAAATCTATTTCTCCTTCTGGAAGTTTAATATCTATATCTTTACCATCCACTTTTGAGCCAGAAAACCCAAACTTAGGCATTTTAAATTTAGGCATTTTCAGTTTCCCTTCTGGCCCCTCCAGCTCAACATCTGGAATTGCTACATCAACCTCTGGCCCTTTCATATCAATTTTGGGTCCTTTCAGTTCTCCCTCTACTTTAGGACCTTTTACATTTAAGCCTACATCAGGCATGGAGACCTTGGGCATAGAGGGCATCTTAAATTTAGGACCTTTCACCTTTCCATCAACATCTACATCTGGAGCCTCAAGATTTACTTCTGGAGCCTTGATGTCAACTTTGGGGCCTTTTAAATCACCTTCCACTTTAGGACCTTTAAGATTGAAGTCTATATCAGGCATATGCAGTGACGGCATTTTAAATTTGGAACCTTTCACCTTTCCATCAACATCTGGAGCCTCAAAGTTAACTTCAGGAGCCTTGATGTCAACTTTGGGGCCTTTTAGATCACCTTCCAGTTTGGGACCTTTAAGATTGAAGTCTATATCAGGCATATGCAGTGAAGGCATCTTAAATTTGGGACCTTTCACTTTTCCTTCTGGACATTCTATGTCTAACTCTGGGGCACTGATGTCTACCTTTGGTGCTGATAAATCTATTTCTCCTTCTGGAAGTTTAATATCTATATCTTTACCATCCAATTTTGAGCCAGAAAACCCAAACTTAGGCATTTTAAATTTAGGCATTTTCAGTTTCCCTTCTGGCCCCTCCAGCTCAACATCTGGAATTGCTACATCAACCTCTGGCCCTTTCATATCAATTTTGGGGCCTTTCAGTTCTCCCTCTACTTTAGGACCTTTTACATTTAAGCCTACATCAGGCATGGAGACCTTGGGCATAGAGGGCATCTTAAATTTAGGACCTTTCACCTTTCCATCAACATCTACATCTGGAGCCTCAAGATTTACTTCTGGAGCACTGATGTCAACTTTGGGGCCTTTTAAATCACCTTCCACTTTAGGACCTTTAAGATTGAAGTCTATATCAGGCATATGCAGTGACGGCATTTTAAATTTGGAACCTTTCACCTTTCCATCAATATCTACATCTGGAGCACTGATGTCAACTTTGGGGCCTTTAAAATCACCTTCCACTTTAGGACCTTTAAGATTGAAGTCTAGATCAGGCATATGCAGTGACGGCATTTTAAATTTGGAACCTTTCACCTTTCCATCAATATCTACATCTGGACCCTCAAGCTTTACTTCTGGAGCATTGATGTCAACTTTGGGGCCTTTTAAATCACCTTCCACTTTAGGACCTTTAAGATTGAAGTCTATATCAGGCATATGCAGTGACGGCATTTTAAATTTGGAACCTTTCACCTTTCCATCAATATCTACATCTGGAGCACTGATGTCAACTTTGGGGCCTTTTAAATCACCTTCCACTTTAGGACCTTTAAGATTGAAGTCTAGATCAGGCATATGCAGTGACGGCATTTTAAATTTGGAACCTTTCACCTTTCCATCAATATCTACATCTGGACCCTCAAGCTTTACTTCTGGAGCATTGATGTCAACTTTGGGGCCTTTTAAATCACCTTCCACTTTAGGACCTTTAAGATTGAAGTCTATATCAGGCATATGCAGTGACGGCATTTTAAATTTGGAACCTTTCACCTTTCCATCAATATCTACATCTGGAGCACTGATGTCAACTTTGGGGCCTTTTAAATCACCTTCCACTTTAGGACCTTTAAGATTGAAGTCTAGATCAGGCATATGCAGTGACGGCATTTTAAATTTGGAACCTTTCACCTTTCCATCAATATCTACAGCTGGAGCCTCAAGATTAACTTCTGGTGCCTTGATGTCAACTTTGGGGCTTTTTAAGTCACCTTCCAGTTTGGGACCTTTAAGATTGAAGTCTATATCAGGCATATGCAGTGATGGCATTTTAAATTTGGAACCCTTCACTTTTCCCTCTGGGCATTCTATGTCTAACTCTGGGACACTGATGTCAAGCTTTGGTCCTGATACATC
Encoded proteins:
- the ahnak gene encoding neuroblast differentiation-associated protein AHNAK isoform X28, yielding MPSIPKVSMPDVGLNVKGPKLEGELKGPKIDMKGPQVNVEVSDVELEGPEGKLKMPKFKMPKFGFSGSKVDGKDVDIKLPEGEIDVSGPKVDIGAPELDIQCPEGKVKDPKFKMPSLHMPDIDFNLKGPKMEGDLKGPKVDIKAPEVNLEAPDVDVDGKVKGPKFKMPSMPKVSMPDVGLNVKGPKLEGDLKGPKIDMKGPEVDVAVPDVELEGPEGKLKMPKFKMPKFGIPGSNVDVKDVDIKLPKGEIDVSVPKMDIGAPELDFQCPEGKVKGSKFKMPSLHMPDIDFNLKGPKLEGDLKGPKVDMKAPEVNLEAPDVDFDGKVKGPKFKMPSMPKVSMSDVGLNVKGPKVEGELKGPKIDMKGPEVDVAIPDVELEGPEGKLKMPKFKMPKFGFSGSKVDSKDVDIKLPEREIDVSGPKVDISAPDLNMECPEGKVKGPKFKMPSLHMPDIDLNLKGPKVEGDLKGPKVDIKAPEVNLEAPDVDIDGKVKGSKFKMPSLHMPDIDLNLKGPKMEGDLKGPKVDIKAIEANLEAPDIDIDGKVKGSKFKMPSLHMPDIDFNLKGPKVEGDLKGPKVDFKVPEVNLEAPDVDGKVKGPKFKMPSLHMPDIDLNLKGPKVEGDLKGPKVDIKAPEVNLEAPDVDVDGKVKGLKFKMPSMPKVSMPDVGLNVKGPKVEGELKGPKIDMKGPEVDVAIPDVELEGPEGKLKMPKFKMPKFGFSGSKVDGKEIDIKLPEGEIDLSGPKLDISAPELDIECPEGKVKGSKFKMPSLHMPDIDFNLKGPKLEGDLKSPKVDIKAPEVNLEAPAVDIDGKVKGSKFKMPSLHMPDIDFNLKGPKVEGDLKGPKVDIRAPEVNLEAPDVDIDGKVKGPKFKMPSMPKVSMPDLGLNVKGPKVEGELKGPKIDMKGPEVDVAIPDVELEGPEGKLKMPKFKMPKFGFSGSKVDGKEIDIKLPEGEIDLSGPKLDISAPELDIECPEGKVKGSKFKMPSLHMPDIDFNLKGPKLEGDLKSPKVDIKAPEVNLEAPAVDIDGKVKGSKFKMPSLHMPDIDFNLKGPKVEGDLKGPKVDIRAPEVNFEAPDVDIDGKVKGPKFKMPSMPKVSMPDLGLNVKGPKVEGELKGPKIDMKGPEVDVEIPDVELEGPEGKLKMPKFKMPKFGFSGSKVDGKDVDIKLPEGEIDLSAPKVDISAPELDIECPEGKVKGPKFKMPSLHMPDIDFNLKGPKLDGDLKGPKVDIKAPEVNFEAPDVDGKVKGSKFKMPSLHMPDIDFNLKGPKVEGDLKGPKVDIKAPEVNLEAPDVDVDGKVKGPKFKMPSMPKVSMPDVGLNVKGPKVEGELKGPKIDMKGPEVDVAIPDVELEGPEGKLKMPKFKMPKFGFSGSKVDGKEIDIKLPEGEIDVSGPKLDISVPELDIECPEGKVKGSKFKMPSLHMPDIDFNLKGPKLEGDLKSPKVDIKAPEVNLEAPAVDIDGKVKGSKFKMPSLHMPDLDFNLKGPKVEGDLKGPKVDISAPDVDIDGKVKGSKFKMPSLHMPDIDFNLKGPKVEGDLKGPKVDINAPEVKLEGPDVDIDGKVKGSKFKMPSLHMPDLDFNLKGPKVEGDLKGPKVDISAPDVDIDGKVKGSKFKMPSLHMPDIDFNLKGPKVEGDLKGPKVDINAPEVKLEGPDVDIDGKVKGSKFKMPSLHMPDLDFNLKGPKVEGDFKGPKVDISAPDVDIDGKVKGSKFKMPSLHMPDIDFNLKGPKVEGDLKGPKVDISAPDVDIDGKVKGSKFKMPSLHMPDIDFNLKGPKVEGDLKGPKVDINAPEVNLEAPDVDIDGKVKGSKFKMPSLHMPDIDFNLKGPKVEGDLKGPKVDINAPEVNLEALDVDIDGKVKGPKFKMPSVPKVSMPDLGFNIKGPKMEGELKGPNIDMKGPEAEVAIPDVELEGPEGRLKMPKFKMPKFGFSGLKADGKDVDISLPEGEIDISGPKVDISAPKLDIECPEGKVKGPKFKMPSLHMPDIDLNLKGPKVEGDLKGPKVDINAPEINLEAPDVDIDGKVKGSKFKMPSLHMPDLDFNLKGPKMEGDLKGPKVDIKAPKVNLEAPDVDFDGKVKGPKFKMPSMPKVSMPDLGLNIKGPKMEGELKGPKIDMKGPEVDVAIPDVELEGPEGKMKMPKFKMPKFGFSGSKVDGKEIDIKLPEGEIDVSGPKVDISAPDLNMECPEGKVKGPKFKMPSLHMPDIDLNLKGPKVEGDSKGPKVDIKAPEVNLEAPDVDIDGKVKGSKFKMPSLHMPDLDFNLKGPKVEGDLKGPKVDINAPEVNLEAPDVDIDGKVKGSKFKMPSLHMPDLDFNLKGPKVEGDLKGPKVDINAPEVNLEAPDVDIDGKVKGSKFKMPSLHMPDLDFNLKGPKVEGDLKGPKVEIKAPKVNLEAPDVDVDGKVKGPKFEMPSMPKVSMPDLGLNIKGPKMEGELKGPKIDMKGPEFDVAIPDVELEGPEGKLKMPKFKMPKFGFSGLKADGKDVDISLPEGEIDISGPKVDISAPELDIECPEGKVKGPKFKMPSLHMPDIDFNLKGPKLEGDLKGPKVDIQAPDVNLEAPDVDIDGKVKGPKFKMPSMPKVSMPDLGLNIKGPKMEGELKGPNIDMKGPEVDVAIPDVELEGPEGKLKMPKFKMPKFGFSGLKADGKDVDISLPEGEIDISGPKVDISAPELDIECPEGRVKGPKFKMPSLHMPDIDFNLKGPKLEGDLKAPKVDIKAPEVNLEAPDVDFDGKIKGPKFKMPSIGVSLPKVSIPETDHNVKGPKFKGDIDLPEVNLEADLKPTKVKTKDPEVKFPSSGVSVEVPDSKIKGPKFKLPSWGFSKPSNSGTEIDMKGPKIKGDVDLSVSKGSSLKGSDLTVSGPNIDLEMPEGKVKKSKFKFPKFNFSSPKAQIPETDVKIANTDLEVSSPKFKMPSLNIKSPKVSMPDVELNLKGPKIKGDMDVMVPKVEGDIKDLKADIHCPEVDLNAPEVNIDGKVKGHKFKMPSVHVPEVSMPDFGLNVKGPKVEGELKGPKIDMKGPEVDVAIPDVELEGPEGKLKMPKFKMPTFGFSGSKVKGKDIDIALPEGEIDVSVPKLDISAPELDIECPEGKVKGPNFKMPSLHMPDIDFNLKGPKVEGDLKGPKVDISAPDVDIDGKVKGSKFKMPSLHMPDIDFNLKGPKVEGDLKGPKVDINAPEVKLEGPDVDIDGKVKGSKFKMPSLHMPDLDFNLKGPKVEGDLKGPKVDISAPDVDIDGKVKGSKFKMPSLHMPDIDFNLKGPKVEGDLKGPKVDISAPEVNLEAPDVDIDGKVKGSKFKMPSLHMPDLDFNLKGPKVEGDLKGPKVDISAPDVDIDGKVKGSKFKMPSLHMPDLDFNLKGPKVEGDLKGPKVDISAPEVNLEAPDVDIDGKVKGSKFKMPSLHMPDIDFNLKGPKVEGDLKGPKVDISAPEVNLEAPDVDIDGKVKGSKFKMPSLHMPDLDFNLKGPKVEGDLKGPKVDINAPEVNLEAPDVDGKVKGPKFKMPSMPKVSMPDLGLNVKGPKVEGELKGPKIDMKGPEVDVEIPDVELEGPEGKLKMPKFKMPTFGFSGPKVKGKDIDIALPEGEIDVSGPKLDISAPELDIECPEGKVKGPKFKMPSLHMPDIDFNLKGPKVEGDLKGPKADIRAPEVNLEAPDVDIDGKVKGSKFKMPSLHMPDLDFNLKGPKVEGDLKGPKVDIRAPEVNLEAPDVDIDGKVKGSKFKMPSLHMPDLDFNLKGPKVEGDLKGPKVDIRAPEVNLEAPDVDIDGKVKGSKFKMPSLHMPDIDFNLKGPKVEGDLKGPKVDIRAPEVNLEAPDVDIDGKVKGSKFKMPSLHMPDLDFNLKGPKVEGDLKGPKVDIRAPEVNLEAPDVDIDGKVKGSKFKMPSLHMPDLDFNLKGPKVEGDLKGPKVDIRAPEINLEAPDVDIDGKVKGSKFKMPSLHMPDLDFNFKGPKVEGDLKGPKVDFKAPEVNLEAPDVDIDGKVKGSKFKMPSLHMPDLDFNLKGPKVEGDLKGPKVDIKAPEVNLEAPDVDVDGKVKGPKFQMPSMPKVSMPDLGLNIKGPKMEGEFKGPKIDMKGPQVDVAIPDVELEGPEGKLKMPKFKMPKFGFSGSKVDGKDVDIKLPEGEIDVSGPKVDISAPELDIECPEGKLKGSKFKMPSLHMPDIDLNLKSPKLEGDLKDPKVDIKAPEINLEAPDVDMDGKVKGPKFKMPSVPKVSMPDLGLNVKGPKVEGELKGPKIDMKGPEVDVAIPDVELEGPEGKLKMPKFKMPKFGFSGSKVDGKDVDIELPEADLSASGPKVDISAPKFNIKGLEGKVKGPKVEMPSVNLATHDVHLNLKGPKLEGQGIDPKGPEGNIDIAIPKTGLDIKAPDVSLPSTGLDIEGPEGNFKMPKVKKPKFGFGMKSPKADINVPAVDIGTPDVEVNAEMPEIGVAGKGKKGKLKMPKIHMSGPKIKGKKGGFDVNTPELDSEVSMKTPNADISISGGDATIKSDIGIKGTKTRKPLFGKIHFPDVEFDIKSPKLKGDASLPSPKADIKTSDLHIGGEINTQEVEVSSTGLDIGELDVKSKKSKIKLPAFSMSGAKVEYGHDTSLPKDSINVSGLKLEGDIKASGTDASLRKLDADLSSSSFGGDLSLEGPKIQMPSVSILDPNVSFPDSDLNVTGPKIGCGLRVASDFTNSDASGSLLHGDAAGLKFNMGKPDINLKGQDLSLKGNLEGQFKGPQSIDVAGAKVGGLVQGGVDGHFGASGISADTESSAVKISFPRLLMPKFTGPEHLGREMGVDVDFPKVETTNLSQADHELEEGDIKIKKSKIKMPKFNFSKAKGKGEYNLPDVSVSGSKGDLKSSKASLGSAEGAVGSAGMEVVSERVISSREKSPKYEFSLFTSKKPRHRSSSMSEEIEGAMQSSPSGTLELDSGGMSLEGGKKKGKHSKIKFGTFGGLGSKSKGSYEVTLSDDENVQGSGASLSSRKSRVSSSSSNDSGTKAGVKLPKVELTVAKKKQ